The following coding sequences are from one Bradyrhizobium sp. 200 window:
- a CDS encoding efflux RND transporter periplasmic adaptor subunit: MDLADVSIRLLAASLLTIITGGVARTQPAPAGPPTVGIVEATRRPITETSEFLGRIEAINRVNVVARVTAFLERRLFDEGAEIKKGDELYRLERGPFEADLASKQAQVAQLQATLENARLTTERARTLLGGPAGQQSTYDAAIANQRSLEAQVQAAQAQVQVSQINLDYTLINAPIDGKIGRTAVTEGNVVGPSSGVLTTIVSQDPMYVTFPVPLRQGLELRERYGPQGGLEAVVIRLRLPDGRMYGKSGKLNFVDNTIAQNTDTITVRGEIDNPILRAPSAAGVTVHELTDGEFVTVVLEGVHPVEVLAIPRSAVLSDQQGDYVLTVGTDNKAEQRRIQLGQSSPTIAAVISGLAAGDKVIVEGLQRVRPGQAVSPGPASPMILSTMKAGAADAAPQAGQGASGKAPQADTKP, encoded by the coding sequence ATGGACCTTGCTGACGTCTCGATCAGGCTGCTGGCGGCAAGTCTCCTGACGATCATTACCGGCGGGGTGGCCCGGACACAGCCTGCCCCGGCCGGGCCACCCACGGTCGGCATCGTGGAAGCGACCAGACGACCGATCACCGAGACCAGCGAATTTCTCGGGCGGATCGAGGCGATCAATCGGGTCAATGTCGTCGCTCGCGTCACCGCGTTTCTGGAACGGCGACTGTTCGACGAGGGCGCCGAAATCAAGAAAGGCGACGAGCTCTATCGGCTCGAGCGCGGCCCCTTCGAGGCCGATCTCGCGTCGAAGCAGGCGCAGGTGGCGCAGCTTCAGGCAACGCTCGAGAACGCCAGGCTGACGACCGAGCGCGCGCGCACCCTGCTCGGAGGACCGGCCGGGCAACAATCGACCTATGACGCGGCCATCGCGAACCAACGCAGCCTCGAGGCGCAGGTCCAGGCCGCGCAGGCGCAGGTCCAGGTATCCCAGATCAATCTCGACTACACGCTGATCAATGCGCCGATCGACGGCAAGATCGGACGCACAGCGGTGACGGAAGGCAACGTCGTCGGTCCGAGCTCGGGCGTGCTGACCACCATCGTCAGCCAAGACCCGATGTATGTCACGTTCCCGGTGCCGTTGCGCCAGGGGCTCGAACTGCGCGAACGCTATGGGCCGCAAGGCGGCCTGGAAGCCGTGGTGATCAGGCTTCGGCTGCCCGATGGCCGCATGTACGGCAAGTCCGGCAAGCTGAACTTCGTCGACAACACCATTGCGCAAAATACTGACACGATCACCGTACGCGGCGAGATCGACAATCCGATCCTGCGGGCTCCTTCCGCGGCAGGCGTCACGGTTCACGAGCTGACCGATGGCGAATTCGTCACGGTCGTGCTGGAAGGCGTCCACCCGGTCGAGGTGCTGGCGATCCCCCGCTCAGCGGTACTCTCCGATCAGCAGGGCGACTACGTTCTCACTGTAGGCACCGACAACAAGGCCGAACAGCGCCGCATCCAGCTCGGCCAATCTAGTCCCACCATCGCCGCCGTCATCAGCGGCCTTGCCGCCGGCGACAAGGTGATCGTCGAGGGGCTGCAGCGGGTTCGTCCAGGTCAGGCGGTTTCGCCGGGACCGGCAAGTCCGATGATCCTGTCGACCATGAAGGCCGGCGCGGCCGACGCGGCTCCGCAAGCAGGTCAGGG
- a CDS encoding HdeD family acid-resistance protein: MTVYGSRSGIEALGPPPLWVCALLGIVMIAAGIVALGDVVFATIISVKLIGLTAIAAGAFEIGHAFWTKGWGGFLWQIVLGALYVAFGLVLLTQPASGALILTYLLGAFLLASGVIRCVLSFAYWERSGWMMLISGIFGALAGALILFGFPTISIWALGFLLGVDLISHGLAWLLYAFQSVRRTA, encoded by the coding sequence ATGACAGTCTATGGCAGCCGGTCCGGCATTGAAGCTCTCGGCCCTCCTCCCCTCTGGGTCTGCGCGCTGCTTGGCATCGTGATGATCGCCGCCGGCATCGTCGCTCTCGGCGACGTCGTGTTCGCGACCATCATCAGCGTCAAGCTGATCGGCCTGACAGCCATCGCTGCCGGCGCCTTCGAGATCGGCCACGCCTTCTGGACCAAGGGATGGGGCGGATTCCTGTGGCAGATCGTGCTCGGTGCGCTGTATGTGGCATTCGGGCTTGTACTGCTCACCCAGCCGGCTTCCGGCGCTCTGATCTTGACCTATCTGCTTGGCGCGTTCCTTCTCGCATCGGGTGTCATTCGATGCGTCTTGAGTTTCGCCTATTGGGAACGGAGCGGATGGATGATGCTGATCTCCGGAATCTTCGGGGCGCTCGCCGGAGCGCTCATCCTGTTCGGTTTCCCCACCATCAGCATCTGGGCCCTTGGGTTCCTGCTTGGCGTCGACCTGATTTCGCACGGCTTGGCGTGGCTGCTCTACGCATTTCAGTCCGTGCGGAGGACTGCGTAA